In Bacteroidia bacterium, one genomic interval encodes:
- a CDS encoding transcriptional regulator gives MKDIVNRLNKAFENRVRLGIMSILVVNDWVEFNALKETLQVTDGNLASHLSALEKLKYLEVKKQFVGKKPNTTYQVTRSGRKAFTDHLDALGQLIRETEG, from the coding sequence ATGAAGGACATTGTCAACAGGCTGAATAAAGCTTTCGAGAATCGGGTGCGGTTGGGCATTATGTCCATCCTGGTGGTAAACGACTGGGTGGAATTCAATGCGCTGAAAGAAACGCTACAGGTAACGGATGGAAACCTGGCCAGCCACCTCTCCGCGCTTGAGAAACTGAAATACCTGGAAGTAAAAAAGCAGTTTGTCGGGAAGAAGCCCAATACTACTTATCAGGTCACGCGCTCAGGCAGGAAGGCTTTTACCGACCATCTTGATGCGCTGGGACAATTGATTAGAGAAACAGAAGGGTAA